A stretch of Gallus gallus isolate bGalGal1 chromosome 2, bGalGal1.mat.broiler.GRCg7b, whole genome shotgun sequence DNA encodes these proteins:
- the MTRR gene encoding methionine synthase reductase produces MCCDLKRRFLLLYATQKGQAKAIAEEICLQAGAHGLEADMHCISEMDKYNLETEKDPVVIVISTTGTGDPPDTARKFVKKIRDKTLPPDHFAHLQYGLLGLGDSEYTFFCNGGKTVDRLLQELGAQHFYDTGLADDCVGLELVVDPWIDGLWLALKEVFLLRKEKEDMSNNVSADPHVGHEMNLSSKIQILNLEDEGVRSSDGPSHKLIDINVVASATDTEPSLVHSVPPISQSALNIPALPPEYIEVQFQDTHGENPHLSSLIKEGTTFEVPVTKASQLTREDAVKTALLLELDIADTAFDYQPGDAFCVICPNNVNEVEELLHILGLSEKGENFVCIKVKQNTKKKGATRPQHIPERSTLKFILTWCLELRAIPKKAFLRALVECTSDAGEKRRLQELCSKQGASDYTHFIRESNVCLLDLLHAFPSCKPSLNLLIEHLPKLQARSYSVSSSNLYQPGKLCFVFNIVEFPACPTRPVLRKGVCTGWLAELVAPLLHTNKDTLDIKRESSSTEKISIFARPNNTFHLPSDPSIPFVMVGPGTGIAPFIGFLQHRQKLREEHTEWEFGETWLFFGCRHQDRDYLFKDELRCFHENGTLTHLKVCFSRDSSTTEVAQPKYVQDVIRLYAKEVARVLLKESGYFYVCGDKKHMADDVSDAVLDVLSMEMEVDKLEAMKTMAMLREAKRYLQDVWS; encoded by the exons ATGTGCTGTGATTTAAAAAGGAGATTTTTGCTCCTCTATGCAACACAAAAGGGGCAGGCAAAAGCCATAGCTGAGGAAATATGTCTGCAAGCAGGTGCCCATGGACTTGAAGCTGACATGCACTGTATAAGTGAGATGGACAAG TACAActtggaaacagaaaaggatCCTGTAGTTATTGTCATTTCCACGACTGGTACCGGCGACCCACCAGACACTGCCCGCAAGTTTGTTAAGAAAATCCGGGATAAGACCTTGCCACCTGATCATTTTGCCCATCTTCAGTATGGATTGTTAG GGCTGGGAGACTCAGAGTACACATTCTTTTGTAACGGTGGAAAGACAGTAGACCGACTACTTCAAGAACTCGGTGCCCAGCATTTCTATGATACAGGATTAGCAGATGATTGTGTAGG ATTGGAACTAGTGGTTGATCCTTGGATTGATGGTCTTTGGCTTGCCCTCAAGGAAGTATTTCTGTTGcggaaagaaaaagaagacatgAGCAACAATGTCAGTGCAGACCCACATGTTGGGCATGAAATGAACTTGAGctcaaaaatacagattttgaatTTAGAAGATGAAGGAGTGAGGAGTTCTGATGGTCCATCGCATAAACTGATTGACATCAATGTTGTGGCTTCAGCTACAGACACTGAACCTTCTCTTGTTCATTCAGTCCCTCCCATCTCTCAGTCTGCTCTTAATATTCCTGCCCTGCCACCAGAGTATATAGAGGTGCAGTTTCAGGACACCCATGGGGAG aatCCTCACCTGTCCTCACTGATTAAAGAGGGAACAACCTTTGAAGTGCCAGTTACGAAAGCATCTCAGCTCACTAGAGAAGATGCAGTAAAAACTGCATTGCTTTTAGAACTTGATATTGCA GATACAGCCTTCGACTACCAACCTGGAGATGCCTTCTGTGTAATATGTCCCAATAACGTCAATGAAGTGGAGGAACTACTTCATATCTTGGGACTTTCTGAAAAAGGAGAGAACTTTGTTTGTATAAAGGTTAAGCAGAACACTAAAAAGAAAG GAGCAACTCGCCCACAACACATCCCTGAGAGAAGTACTCTGAAGTTCATTCTAACCTGGTGTCTGGAACTAAGAGCAATTCCCAAAAAG gcATTTTTGCGAGCCCTTGTAGAATGCACCAGTGATGCAGGAGAAAAACGGAGGCTTCAGGAGCTTTGCAGCAAACAAGGAGCCTCTGATTACACTCATTTTATTAGGGAGTCTAATGTTTGCTTGCTGGATTTACTTCATGCTTTTCCAAGCTGCAAGCCTTCACTTAACCTGTTAATTG aaCATCTCCCTAAATTGCAGGCCAGATCCTACTCAGTTTCAAG TTCAAACTTGTATCAGCCAGGAAAACTGTGTTTTGTGTTTAATATTGTGGAGTTTCCTGCCTGTCCCACAAGACCTGTCTTACGGAAGGGAGTTTGTACAGGCTGGCTTGCTGAGTTAGTTGCACCTCTACTGCACACCAATAAAGATACGCTGGatataaaaagagaaagttcTTCAACTGAAAAG ATATCTATTTTTGCTCGCCCAAACAATACTTTCCACTTACCTTCAGACCCATCTATCCCTTTTGTGATGGTCGGTCCAGGAACAGGAATTGCACCATTTATTGGTTTCCTGCAACATAG gcaaaaactgagagaagaacATACAGAGTGGGAATTTGGAGAGACATGGCTCTTCTTTGGTTGTCGGCATCAGGATAGAGATTATTTATTCAA AGATGAGCTCAgatgttttcatgaaaatggGACGTTAACTCATCTGAAGGTTTGTTTCTCAAGAGACTCTTCAACAACAGAAGTAGCTCAGCCTAAGTATGTGCAAGATGTCATTAGGCTTTATGCTAAAGAAGTTGCCAGAGTCCTGCTGAAAGAGAGTGGTTACTTCTATGTATGTGG agaTAAGAAGCACATGGCTGATGATGTAAGTGATGCTGTATTGGACGTTTTAAGTATGGAAATGGAAGTTGACAAATTGGAAGCAATGAAAACCATGGCCATGCTTCGAGAAGCAAAACGTTATTTGCAGGATGTTTGGAGCTAA